One segment of Planctomycetota bacterium DNA contains the following:
- a CDS encoding DinB family protein produces the protein MSTPLAAIAEYESGSAKMRAACAGLTKEQLNKRIGPGTWSIQEVVVHILDSDLASTHRMRRMVAENDPLLIAYDENLFIAKLPSDKQDIAEVLNLFEALRNFTARWLKSLPAEAFARTGIHTQRGRVSLQQLVEIYSHHVDHHMEFVDGKRKALGVPPRAG, from the coding sequence ATGTCGACACCACTTGCAGCCATCGCCGAATATGAATCGGGTTCCGCCAAGATGCGCGCCGCCTGCGCCGGGCTGACCAAGGAGCAGCTGAACAAGCGCATCGGCCCCGGCACCTGGAGCATCCAGGAGGTCGTCGTGCACATTCTGGACAGCGATCTCGCCTCCACGCATCGAATGCGGCGAATGGTCGCGGAGAACGATCCGCTGCTCATCGCCTACGACGAGAACCTTTTCATCGCCAAGCTGCCCAGCGACAAGCAGGACATCGCCGAGGTGCTGAACCTCTTCGAGGCGCTGCGCAACTTCACCGCGCGATGGCTGAAATCGCTGCCGGCCGAGGCCTTCGCCCGCACCGGCATCCACACGCAGCGGGGCCGGGTCTCGCTGCAGCAACTGGTGGAGATCTATTCGCACCACGTGGATCACCACATGGAGTTCGTGGACGGCAAGCGCAAGGCGCTGGGCGTTCCACCTCGCGCGGGCTGA
- a CDS encoding DUF4105 domain-containing protein, which produces MLLLGTTGWAVLAVYYTDLAGGSPRAIPAGVYAAAALACVIFIRPRRYGALACFAMFAMAVLWFFSRTPSNNRDWRPETASLPSAEIVGDRVTIHNVRNFDYKTETDFAPRWETRTYDLSKLRTVDAMLVYWGSPAIAHAMVSFGFDGDQYLAVSIEARMQQSESYSTVQGFFRQFELVYIFSDERDVIRLRTNYRHEDVYLYRSTFTPEQARELLLGYLEHANQLAREPQFYNAATSNCATNVLENAKSVNLPAHMSWKILFSGYAAEQMYANHRIDTSLPYEELVARSHVNDAANKADQDPNFSLRIREGLPMPTAVQPN; this is translated from the coding sequence ATGCTCCTTCTGGGCACCACGGGATGGGCTGTGCTCGCCGTCTACTACACCGATCTGGCCGGTGGAAGTCCCCGGGCGATTCCGGCGGGGGTCTATGCCGCGGCGGCCCTCGCCTGCGTGATTTTCATCCGGCCGCGCCGCTACGGCGCCCTCGCCTGCTTCGCCATGTTCGCCATGGCGGTGCTCTGGTTCTTCTCGCGGACGCCCTCCAACAACCGGGATTGGAGGCCGGAGACCGCCTCCCTTCCTTCCGCGGAAATCGTCGGCGATCGGGTGACCATCCACAATGTCCGCAACTTCGACTACAAGACGGAGACGGATTTCGCGCCGCGCTGGGAAACCCGCACCTACGACCTCTCCAAGCTGCGCACGGTCGATGCCATGCTGGTGTACTGGGGCTCGCCGGCAATCGCGCACGCCATGGTCAGCTTCGGATTTGACGGGGACCAGTATCTGGCCGTCTCCATCGAGGCCCGCATGCAGCAATCCGAGTCCTATTCCACCGTCCAGGGCTTCTTCCGGCAGTTCGAGCTGGTCTACATCTTCTCCGACGAGCGCGACGTCATCCGGCTCCGCACCAATTATCGCCATGAGGATGTCTATCTGTACCGCTCGACCTTCACACCGGAACAGGCGAGGGAGCTTCTGCTCGGATACTTGGAGCACGCCAACCAGCTGGCGCGGGAACCGCAGTTCTACAATGCCGCGACGAGCAATTGCGCCACCAACGTCCTTGAGAACGCGAAGTCGGTCAATCTACCCGCGCACATGAGCTGGAAGATATTGTTCAGCGGCTACGCGGCCGAGCAGATGTACGCCAATCACCGGATCGACACCAGCCTGCCGTACGAGGAACTCGTGGCGAGGAGCCATGTCAACGATGCGGCGAACAAGGCCGATCAGGATCCGAATTTTTCGCTGCGCATCCGCGAGGGCCTGCCAATGCCCACCGCCGTTCAACCCAACTAG
- a CDS encoding alpha/beta hydrolase: protein MIESPLQTLKVRSSARFVAPATAAVLVLVALAGCSNKIQLMPTPNLYLAGDVDPFPNVPPEFQNNKVDVLYFTDRAPEIDPDSVNGRKYGYVRSRSVAFGVSQVEFGHNISWEELDKASRARDRSVNLEVEVVNTNEIVRFPLTPRSLVKIVDVNAIPNQTADPAAFNMLGDEVDAEELLAEGFMEAELSAQLAKTTHKEVYLFIHGYNNTFDDGVETIAQLWHFFGRQGVPIAYTWPAGSSGILRGYNYDSASSEFTVFHLKQMLLKIAKNPDVKKINIICHSRGTDTTINALRELYMEIRASGRNTRELLKLGTLVLAAPDIDLDIVMQKLITVRLGQVPERFAMYINSKDGALGLSSWLFGGLSRLGEVKADMFTPQELELLRTSKSTQIIDAHVSNTGAFGHDYFHSNPAVSSDLILFLRYQLPPGAEYGRPLQVHKNGFWMVEDGYPGQLPPEIIKKLDSE from the coding sequence ATGATTGAGTCCCCGCTTCAAACCCTGAAGGTCCGTTCATCGGCAAGGTTCGTCGCTCCGGCGACGGCCGCGGTCCTCGTGCTGGTGGCTTTGGCTGGATGCTCGAACAAGATCCAGCTGATGCCCACGCCCAATCTGTATCTGGCCGGTGATGTCGATCCTTTTCCAAATGTGCCGCCGGAGTTCCAGAACAACAAGGTCGACGTGCTCTATTTCACCGACCGCGCTCCGGAAATCGATCCGGATTCAGTGAATGGAAGAAAGTACGGATATGTACGTTCCCGTTCGGTGGCCTTTGGAGTCAGCCAGGTCGAGTTCGGCCACAACATCTCCTGGGAGGAACTGGACAAGGCCAGCCGAGCCAGGGATCGATCGGTCAATCTGGAGGTCGAGGTTGTTAATACAAACGAGATCGTGCGATTCCCGCTCACGCCGCGATCGCTGGTCAAGATCGTGGATGTGAACGCAATACCTAACCAGACGGCCGATCCCGCGGCCTTCAACATGCTCGGCGACGAAGTTGATGCAGAGGAGCTGCTCGCCGAAGGCTTCATGGAGGCCGAGCTTTCGGCCCAGCTGGCCAAGACGACGCACAAGGAGGTGTATCTCTTCATCCACGGCTACAACAACACCTTCGACGACGGGGTGGAGACTATCGCCCAGCTCTGGCATTTCTTCGGGCGGCAGGGCGTGCCCATCGCCTACACATGGCCCGCCGGCAGCTCGGGCATTCTGCGCGGCTACAACTACGACAGCGCGTCCAGCGAATTCACGGTGTTCCACCTCAAGCAGATGCTGCTAAAGATCGCCAAGAACCCGGATGTGAAGAAGATCAACATCATCTGCCACAGCCGTGGAACGGACACGACCATCAACGCATTGAGGGAGCTTTACATGGAGATCCGCGCCAGCGGACGGAACACCCGTGAGCTGCTGAAGCTCGGCACGCTGGTGCTGGCGGCCCCCGACATTGATCTGGACATCGTCATGCAAAAACTCATCACGGTGCGGTTGGGACAGGTGCCCGAGCGCTTCGCCATGTACATCAATTCCAAGGACGGGGCCTTGGGGCTGTCGAGCTGGCTCTTCGGCGGACTGAGCCGGCTTGGCGAGGTCAAGGCTGACATGTTCACGCCCCAGGAACTCGAGTTGTTGCGCACTTCCAAGTCGACGCAAATCATCGACGCCCACGTCTCCAACACCGGCGCCTTCGGCCACGACTACTTTCACTCCAATCCCGCCGTCAGCTCCGACCTGATCCTTTTCTTGCGCTACCAGCTGCCTCCGGGTGCGGAATATGGCCGCCCTCTCCAAGTGCACAAGAACGGGTTCTGGATGGTCGAGGACGGCTATCCGGGCCAGCTGCCGCCGGAGATCATCAAGAAGCTGGATTCCGAATGA
- a CDS encoding formylglycine-generating enzyme family protein, producing the protein MRIRSLVVLAAACAGVLGLAGSADQSVPAPASPFEATIPSKIAAPSPAPKGMVWIPGGEFSMGSDAKSESVCCLPGTTLDSLPVHRVYADAFWMDATEVTNEQFEQFVKATGYVTVAEQKPTKEEFPTAPPENLVAGSTVFTPTPKPVPLNDYFQWWSYVPGADWRHPTGANSDIKGREKYPVVQVAYEDAEAYAKWAGKRLPTEAEWEFAARGGAAGKLYAWGDELKPGGKFVANIYQGTFPVKDGDTGEDGFKGIAPVGQYPPNAYGLFDVAGNVWEWCSDWYRADTYARLKLAGGVPRNPRGPETPYDPAEPGEKKRVHRGGSFLCTDQYCTRYMVGTRGKGEVRTASNHVGFRCVKAADLVAPQQ; encoded by the coding sequence ATGAGGATTCGAAGTTTGGTTGTACTCGCCGCCGCATGTGCCGGCGTGCTCGGGCTCGCGGGCTCTGCCGATCAATCCGTGCCCGCGCCGGCTTCGCCTTTCGAGGCAACTATTCCAAGCAAGATCGCTGCGCCATCACCGGCTCCCAAGGGCATGGTGTGGATTCCGGGCGGCGAATTCTCCATGGGCAGCGACGCAAAAAGCGAATCGGTCTGCTGCCTTCCGGGCACCACGCTCGACTCGCTGCCCGTGCACCGCGTCTACGCCGACGCCTTCTGGATGGACGCGACTGAGGTGACCAACGAGCAGTTCGAGCAATTCGTCAAGGCCACCGGCTACGTCACCGTGGCCGAGCAGAAGCCGACCAAGGAGGAGTTTCCCACGGCGCCGCCCGAGAATCTCGTCGCGGGTTCCACGGTCTTTACGCCCACGCCGAAGCCCGTACCTCTGAACGATTATTTCCAGTGGTGGAGCTATGTCCCCGGCGCGGACTGGCGCCATCCCACGGGGGCGAACAGCGACATCAAGGGGCGCGAAAAATATCCCGTGGTGCAGGTGGCCTACGAAGACGCGGAGGCCTACGCGAAGTGGGCGGGCAAGCGGCTGCCCACGGAGGCGGAGTGGGAGTTCGCGGCCCGCGGCGGCGCGGCGGGCAAGCTCTATGCGTGGGGCGACGAGCTCAAGCCCGGCGGCAAGTTCGTCGCCAACATTTACCAGGGCACTTTCCCCGTGAAGGATGGCGACACCGGCGAGGATGGCTTCAAGGGCATCGCGCCGGTCGGTCAATATCCACCCAACGCCTATGGCCTCTTCGATGTCGCGGGCAATGTGTGGGAGTGGTGCAGCGACTGGTACCGCGCGGACACCTATGCCCGGTTGAAGCTGGCCGGCGGAGTGCCACGCAATCCGAGGGGACCCGAGACGCCATACGACCCGGCGGAGCCCGGCGAGAAGAAGCGTGTGCATCGCGGCGGCTCCTTCCTCTGCACTGACCAGTATTGCACCCGTTACATGGTCGGAACGCGCGGCAAGGGCGAGGTGCGCACCGCCAGCAACCATGTCGGATTCCGCTGCGTGAAGGCCGCGGATTTGGTCGCCCCGCAACAATAG
- a CDS encoding NAD-dependent epimerase/dehydratase family protein produces MKLLILGGTSFLGPALVESATARGWTVTLFNRGKTNPGLFKDKDIEQIHGDRDPNKAPGLEPLAAAIKGGRTWDAVIDTSAYVPRITTASAELLKPAARQYVLVTTVNVYAEPLPVHADESAPLAPEPAVIDEKVSNESYGPLKAACERALTKVYGDRATLLRPGLIVGPGDPTDRFTYWPARLQRGGEVLIPKSSNPWASEASFIDVRDLADFACVCAEKGHGGAYNCMGPDGPLTFDGLIFGCRAAFGNNVSYVPADEEWLLEQKVQPWMGFPLWIPASMAEEARMGGMNRRKAIEHGMKFRPLAQTSRDTAEWFAKTKPDFDFGAKPGAAGISRARESELIAAWKARPKT; encoded by the coding sequence ATGAAGCTTCTCATTCTCGGCGGCACCTCGTTCCTCGGCCCCGCACTGGTCGAAAGCGCCACGGCGCGCGGCTGGACCGTGACGCTCTTCAACCGCGGCAAGACCAACCCCGGCCTCTTCAAGGACAAGGACATCGAGCAGATCCACGGCGACCGCGACCCGAACAAGGCGCCGGGCCTGGAGCCGCTGGCCGCCGCGATCAAGGGCGGCCGCACCTGGGACGCAGTGATCGACACCAGCGCCTATGTGCCGCGCATCACGACAGCCAGCGCCGAGCTGCTAAAGCCCGCCGCGCGGCAATATGTGCTGGTAACCACGGTGAATGTCTACGCCGAACCGCTGCCGGTGCACGCGGATGAGTCTGCTCCGCTTGCTCCGGAGCCCGCGGTGATCGACGAGAAGGTTTCGAACGAATCCTACGGACCCCTCAAGGCGGCCTGCGAGCGGGCGCTGACGAAGGTCTACGGCGACCGCGCCACCCTGCTTCGCCCCGGCCTCATCGTGGGCCCCGGCGATCCCACCGACCGCTTCACCTACTGGCCGGCGCGGCTGCAGCGCGGCGGCGAGGTGCTGATCCCCAAGTCGAGCAATCCCTGGGCGAGCGAGGCATCGTTCATCGATGTGCGCGACCTGGCGGACTTTGCCTGCGTCTGCGCCGAGAAGGGCCACGGCGGCGCCTACAACTGCATGGGACCGGACGGGCCGCTCACCTTTGACGGGTTGATCTTCGGGTGTCGCGCCGCCTTCGGGAACAATGTTTCGTATGTGCCCGCCGATGAGGAGTGGCTGCTCGAGCAGAAAGTGCAGCCGTGGATGGGTTTCCCTCTGTGGATCCCAGCGTCGATGGCCGAAGAGGCGAGGATGGGCGGCATGAATCGGCGCAAGGCGATCGAGCATGGGATGAAGTTCCGGCCGCTGGCGCAGACCTCGCGAGACACCGCGGAGTGGTTTGCCAAGACCAAGCCGGATTTTGATTTCGGCGCCAAGCCGGGCGCGGCGGGCATCAGCCGTGCCCGCGAGAGTGAGCTGATCGCGGCGTGGAAGGCCCGCCCGAAGACCTGA
- a CDS encoding arylsulfatase, translating into MKTNLLSFGFALLTACAAIIGFTAPAHAADKKPNILIIWGDDIGYWNVSAYNQGMMGYKTPNIDRIAKEGALFTDWYGQQSCTAGRAAFITGQCGFRTGLLKVGLPGAKEGLQARDVTIAQLLKAQGYQTAQFGKNHVGDADSTLPTAHGFDEFFGSLYHLNAEEEFENPDYFKDPALITKYATRGVLHCWANPDGTQRIESTGPLGKKRMETIDAEITKATLDYLEKAAKSDKPFFVWWNSTRMHIWTHLGPEWKGKTGLGVYPDGMVEHDSMVGQLLDKLKQLGLEDNTIVMYSTDNGAEKMTWPDGGQSPFHGEKGTQWEGGYRVPCMIRWPGVIKPGTVLNDIFSHEDMLPTLLAAAGAPDVKERLLKGVKIGDATFKVHLDGYNLTDALAGKAPSPRHEFFYFGDEGNLTALRVNQYKIVFQEQRAEGAAGWQEAYATLRLPKIYNLRSDPFEAADHSIDYWHWRVDHLFVLVPAQEYVAEFLSTFKEYPPSQKPGSFSLDNVLESLQRGSGDK; encoded by the coding sequence ATGAAAACCAATCTGCTCTCGTTCGGATTTGCGCTTCTGACCGCATGCGCCGCCATCATCGGCTTCACCGCGCCGGCCCATGCCGCGGACAAGAAGCCCAACATCCTCATCATCTGGGGCGACGACATCGGCTACTGGAATGTCAGCGCCTACAACCAGGGCATGATGGGCTACAAGACCCCCAACATCGACCGCATCGCCAAGGAGGGCGCGCTCTTCACCGACTGGTATGGCCAGCAGAGCTGCACCGCGGGCCGCGCCGCCTTCATCACCGGCCAGTGCGGCTTCCGCACCGGCCTGCTCAAGGTCGGCCTGCCCGGCGCGAAGGAGGGACTGCAGGCCCGCGACGTGACCATCGCCCAGCTGCTCAAGGCGCAGGGCTACCAGACGGCGCAGTTCGGCAAGAACCATGTCGGCGACGCCGACTCGACTCTTCCCACCGCCCACGGATTCGACGAGTTTTTCGGCTCGCTCTACCACCTGAACGCCGAGGAGGAGTTCGAGAACCCCGACTACTTCAAGGATCCGGCTCTGATCACGAAGTACGCGACCCGCGGCGTGCTCCACTGCTGGGCCAATCCCGACGGCACGCAGCGCATCGAGAGCACCGGCCCGCTGGGCAAGAAGCGCATGGAGACGATCGACGCCGAGATCACCAAGGCGACGCTGGACTATCTGGAGAAGGCGGCAAAATCCGACAAGCCCTTCTTCGTCTGGTGGAACTCGACGCGCATGCACATCTGGACGCACCTCGGCCCGGAATGGAAGGGGAAGACCGGTCTGGGCGTCTATCCCGACGGCATGGTCGAGCATGACTCGATGGTCGGCCAGCTGCTGGACAAGCTCAAGCAGCTCGGCCTGGAGGACAACACCATCGTCATGTACTCCACCGACAACGGCGCCGAGAAGATGACCTGGCCCGACGGCGGCCAGTCGCCGTTTCACGGCGAGAAGGGGACCCAGTGGGAAGGCGGCTACCGAGTGCCCTGCATGATCCGCTGGCCCGGAGTCATCAAGCCCGGCACCGTCCTCAACGACATCTTCTCCCACGAGGACATGCTGCCCACGCTGCTGGCCGCGGCCGGGGCGCCCGATGTCAAGGAGCGGCTGCTCAAGGGCGTGAAGATCGGCGACGCGACCTTCAAGGTGCATCTCGACGGCTACAACCTCACCGACGCGCTGGCCGGCAAGGCGCCCAGCCCGCGCCACGAGTTCTTCTACTTCGGCGACGAGGGCAACCTGACGGCCCTGCGCGTGAACCAATACAAGATCGTCTTCCAGGAGCAGCGCGCCGAAGGCGCGGCGGGTTGGCAGGAGGCGTACGCCACGTTGCGGCTTCCCAAGATCTACAACCTCCGCTCCGACCCCTTCGAGGCGGCCGACCACTCCATCGACTACTGGCATTGGCGCGTGGATCACCTCTTCGTGCTTGTGCCGGCGCAGGAGTATGTCGCCGAGTTCCTCTCCACCTTCAAGGAGTACCCACCGAGCCAGAAGCCCGGCAGCTTCTCCCTCGACAACGTGCTGGAGAGCTTGCAGCGCGGCTCAGGCGACAAGTGA